The following nucleotide sequence is from Methanolinea sp..
TCCACGACCGGTCGATCGTCGATATCACGGATCTCCCGGTCACCTCCTGTATCCGGTTCTTCCGCAACCTCGACCTGACCGAGAAGGAGCATGAGATCGCCCGCCAGATCCTCAAGGAGATCACCAGCCGCCTCGATTTCCTGGAAAAGGTCGGGCTCGGCTACCTCACCCTCTCCCGGAACGCCGGAACGCTCTCCGGCGGCGAAGCCCAGCGGATCCGCCTCGCCACCCAGATCGGGTCAAACCTGATGGGTGTCCTCTACGTCCTCGATGAACCCTCCATCGGGCTCCACCAGAAGGACAACCAGAAGCTGATCGATACCCTCCGCCGCCTGCGCGACCTCGGAAACACCCTGGTGGTGGTCGAACACGATGAGGATACCATCCGGGGCGCTGATTACGTCGTGGATATGGGACCGGGTGCGGGTCTCCACGGGGGCCATGTCGTGGCAGAAGGGACCCCTGCCCAGATCGCCGCAAACAGGGCCTCGCTGACCGGGCAGTATCTTGCCGGGACGCTTGCCATCGAAACCCCCCTGCAGCGGCGACCGCATGAACGGTGGCTGCGGATCACCGGATGCAGGGAGAACAACCTGAAGGATATCACGGTCGAGATCCCGCTCGGCGTCTTCACCGTAGTGACGGGTGTTTCGGGGAGCGGGAAATCGACGCTCATCTACGACACCCTGTACCATGCCCTCCAGAATAAGCTCTACCATTCCCGGGTCACTCCCGGTGCATACCGGAGCCTCGAGCTCGATTCCGCTATCGACCGGGTTATCGTCATCGACCAGAGCCCGATCGGCAGGACCCCGCGGAGCAACCCGGTCACGTACACCAAGGTCTTCGATGAGATCCGCCGTGTCTTTGCCGAGACGAAAGAAGCGAAACTCAGGGGTTACAAGCCGGGTCGGTTCTCTTTCAACCTGAAAGGCGGGCGCTGCGAAGCGTGCGAAGGCGATGGCCTGATCAAGATCGAGATGAACTTCCTCCCCGATGTGTACATCGAGTGCGAGGAGTGCAGGGGGAAGCGCTACAACCGGGAGACCCTGGAGGTAAAGTACAAGGGAAAATCCATCGCCGATGTACTGGACATGACCGTTGAAGAAGCCTTCCAGCTCTTCGCCAACATCCCCTCCATCCGCCACAAGCTCGAGACCCTCTCCGCCGTCGGGCTCGATTACATCAAGCTCGGCCAGAGCTCGACCACCCTCTCGGGTGGGGAGGCCCAGCGGATCAAGCTCACGAGGGAGTTATCCAAGAAAGCCACCGGCAGGACCCTCTACCTCCTGGATGAACCAACAACCGGCCTTCATTTCCACGATGTGAAGAAGCTGATCGCCGTCCTGAACAGGCTGGTCGACAAGGGAAACACCGTCGTGGTCATCGAGCACAACCTCGATGTGATCAAGTCAGCGGACTATATCATCGATCTCGGGCCGGAGGGAGGAGATGAGGGTGGATCTGTGGTCGCCACCGGGACTCCCGAAGAAGTGGCCTCGAACGGGGAGAGTTATACCGGGCTCTTCCTGAAGAAGATGCTGGCTCGACCATGAACGCTCCATCGTCCCTCCCGCATGCTCCCGGTTGTTACCTCTTTATGGACGGTGATGGCGGGGTCCTGTACGTGGGCAAGGCAAAAGACCTGAACAGGCGGGTGGCAAGCTACTTCCGGAGGAGCGGGCACGAACAGAAGACCGCGATGATGCTATCCGCCGCAACAGCGCTCGACTTCATCATCACCGGATCCGAGGTCGAAGCCCTCATCCTCGAAAATACCCTGATCAAGAAACACCAGCCACGGTTCAACATCAACCTGCGGGATGCAAAACAGTACGCGTATATCGAACTGACCGCCGAGCCCTTTCCTGCCATCAGGATTGCCAGGAAGGCGGTTGGGGATGGTCAGTTCTTTGGTCCCTTCGTCTCGGCTGCCGAACGTGACTATATCCGCGATGTTGTGCGCAAGACCTTTCGCCTGCGGACCTGCAGGAAGCTCCCGAAACGGGCCTGCCTCCGCTATCATATCCATACCTGCAGCGCACCGTGTATCGGTGAGGTGACCGGGGAACGGTATGACGATGCCGTCCGGAAAGCCTCGCTGGTCCTGAAGGGGAAGACAGGGGAGCTCCTGGCCTGCCTCCGGGAAGAAATGGGAGAAGCTGCGGCATCAGAGCAGTTCGAGCAGGCCCTCATGCTCCGGGACCAGATACGGGCGCTCGAACGCCTATCCGAGCGGCAGGATATCGCCCGGAGAAAGAGAGGTGACGAAGACATCATCAACTATGCCGTCCATGCAGGGACCGTCCACCTCATGCTCTTCAACGTGTTCAGAGGGACGCTCGGGAACAAGAGTGAGTATTCCTTCGACTGGCACCCTGATTTTCTCGAAGAGTTCCTGGTCCAGTACTACTCCGAGAACCCGGTCCCGTCAGAGGTGGTTATCCCGGACCCTGCCGGTGATTCGATCGGGGAGTTCCTCGCGGTGAGGAAGGGAGGGAAGGTGACCGTCACCGTCCCGAAGATGGGAGCCAAAAAACGCCTCCTCGACCTGGTTGCCACAAATATCGAGGCCGTATCCCTGGGCGGCCACGCAAAGATCCTCGAGCTCCAGGAAGCCCTCACCCTTGACTCTCCTCCTTCAGTCATCGAATGTTTCGATATCTCACATCTTTCAGGTTCATCGGTTGTGGGGGCAATGGTCAGGTTCAGGGACGGCAGGCCGGACAAGAAGGGTTACCGGCGGTTCCGGATCAGGACCATCGATCGAATCGATGACCCGGCTTCGATTGCTGAAGTGGTCAGGCGGCGATATACCCGCCTGGTGAAGGAAGGCGGTGAACTTCCCGATCTCATCCTCATCGATGGAGGAAGAACCCAGATGCATGCTGCACAAGGCGAGCTGAATGCCCTCGGCCTTGGTGTCCCGGTCATTGCCCTCGCCAAGAAAAACGAGGAGATTTACATTCCTGGACGGGCATTCCCCCTCCCTGTCTCGAAGAAAGAGAAGGGGTCCCTCTACCTCCAGGAGATCCGGGATGAGGCCCACCGGTTCGCCATTGCCTACCACCGGCTGCTGCGTAAAAAGGAGGCGGTCCCATGACCGGCTTCTCGCTTCATGCCCCGTTCCAACCCCGGGGTTCCCAGCCCGAGGCTATCGAAAAACTGGTGGAAGGGCTGGAAGGAGCCGAGCGATTCCAGACCCTGCTCGGGGTGACCGGTTCGGGTAAGACCTATACCATGGCAAACGTGATCGCCCGGGTGCAGAGGCCGACCCTGGTCATCGCCCACAACAAGACGCTGGCTGCCCAGCTCTGGAATGAATTCAAAGAATTCTTCCCTGGCAACAGAGTCGAGTACTTCGTCTCGTACTACGACTACTACCAGCCCGAGTCCTACATCCCCCAGCGGGACCAGTACATCGAGAAGGATGCCCAGATCAATCCCAGGATCGAGCAGCTCCGGCTCTCAGCCACGGCATCGGTCCTCTCCCGGCCCGATGTAATCATCGTCGCCTCGGTCTCCTGTATCTATGGCCTGGGCCGGCCGGAGCACTACCGGAACATGGGGTTCGAGCTCGGTGTGGGGGACCGAATCAGAAGAAATGACCTCCTTACAAGCCTGGTCGCCAGTCTCTACGAGAGAAACGATGTTGAACTCATCCCCGGCAGGTTCAGGGTGAAGGGGGATACCATCGACCTGGTCCCGGGGTATGCAAACAACATCATCAGGATCGAGCTCTTCGGGGACGAGATCGATCGGATCACGGAAATCGACCGGACAACCGGGGACCTGGTGGAGAAGATGCGTTATTTCCACGTCTTTCCTGCCCGGCACTATGTCATTCCCCCTGAACTCCAGAAACTGGCTCTTTCCTCGATTCGGGAAGAACTGGACCTGCGACTCCCTGAGCTCGGAATGCTTGAATCGCACCGGCTCGAACAGCGGACACTCTATGATCTTGAAATGATCGAAGAGACCGGAACCTGCAAGGGGATCGAGAACTATTCCCGCCACTTCGACTTCAGGAAACCAGGGGAGAAACCCTACTGTCTCCTCGATTACTTCCCGGAGGATTTCCTCCTCTTCGTTGACGAGAGCCACCAGACCATCCCCCAGCTCCACGGGATGTACAGGGGGGACCGGTCACGGAAGGAAGCCCTCGTCGACTATGGTTTCCGTCTCCCGAGCGCGTTTGACAACCGTCCCCTGATGTTCCGCGAGTTCGAGCAGTACATGCGCCGGGTCATCTTCGTCTCGGCCACCCCAGGGCCATACGAGCTTTCTGTCTCATCACGGGTGGTCGAGCAGATCATACGCCCGACCGGGCTCGTCGACCCCGTGGTCGAGATCCGGCCGATAGCAGGCCAGACCGATGATGTGATCCGTGAGATCGGGATCGCCGTAGGCCACGGGGACCGGACCCTGCTGACCACGCTCACCAAGCGCCTGGCTGAGGAGCTGACCGAGTTCCTGGCCCGGCAGGGGATACGGACCCGCTACCTCCACTCCGAGATCGACACACTGGAGCGGACCGAGATCATCCGGCAGCTCCGCCTGGGCAGGTTCGATGTCCTGGTGGGGATCAACCTGCTGCGCGAAGGGCTCGACATCCCGGAAGTGGGATTCATCGGCATCCTCGATGCCGACAAGGAAGGATTCCTCCGCGATGCCCGAAGCCTCATCCAGATCATCGGACGGGCGGCACGAAACATCAACGCGAAAGTGGTTCTCTACGCCGATTCAGTCACCGATTCCATTCGGACGGCAGTCACGGAGACCGAGCGGAGGAGGGCTCT
It contains:
- the uvrA gene encoding excinuclease ABC subunit UvrA gives rise to the protein MKKIVIRGARQHNLKNITVELPRDKFIVITGLSGSGKSTLAFDTIYAEGQRRYVESLSAYARQFLGLMSKPDVDAIEGLSPAISIEQKSTSKNPRSTVGTVTEIYDYLRLLYARIGVPYCPEHNIRIEAQSPERIANLIAVDTNGMVTILAPVVRQKKGTYQQLVRDLNREGYMRVRINGEIRRTDEEFTLERYRKHDIEVVIDRLEVTDRARLVEACENALEKSGGLLISIDESGRESLFSSTMACPVCGMTFEELQPRMFSFNSPFGACEECNGLGFRMDFDPDLIIPDRSLSIADGAVALYRNFLDGYRSQYLAAVARHHGFSIFTPIKDLTEDQYNAVMFGSSDRIRFSMRARNGDAHWAHTGEWEGLVPQSERLYHQTQSEYRKRELEKFMRVSPCTVCGGKRLKAKILAVRIHDRSIVDITDLPVTSCIRFFRNLDLTEKEHEIARQILKEITSRLDFLEKVGLGYLTLSRNAGTLSGGEAQRIRLATQIGSNLMGVLYVLDEPSIGLHQKDNQKLIDTLRRLRDLGNTLVVVEHDEDTIRGADYVVDMGPGAGLHGGHVVAEGTPAQIAANRASLTGQYLAGTLAIETPLQRRPHERWLRITGCRENNLKDITVEIPLGVFTVVTGVSGSGKSTLIYDTLYHALQNKLYHSRVTPGAYRSLELDSAIDRVIVIDQSPIGRTPRSNPVTYTKVFDEIRRVFAETKEAKLRGYKPGRFSFNLKGGRCEACEGDGLIKIEMNFLPDVYIECEECRGKRYNRETLEVKYKGKSIADVLDMTVEEAFQLFANIPSIRHKLETLSAVGLDYIKLGQSSTTLSGGEAQRIKLTRELSKKATGRTLYLLDEPTTGLHFHDVKKLIAVLNRLVDKGNTVVVIEHNLDVIKSADYIIDLGPEGGDEGGSVVATGTPEEVASNGESYTGLFLKKMLARP
- the uvrB gene encoding excinuclease ABC subunit UvrB gives rise to the protein MTGFSLHAPFQPRGSQPEAIEKLVEGLEGAERFQTLLGVTGSGKTYTMANVIARVQRPTLVIAHNKTLAAQLWNEFKEFFPGNRVEYFVSYYDYYQPESYIPQRDQYIEKDAQINPRIEQLRLSATASVLSRPDVIIVASVSCIYGLGRPEHYRNMGFELGVGDRIRRNDLLTSLVASLYERNDVELIPGRFRVKGDTIDLVPGYANNIIRIELFGDEIDRITEIDRTTGDLVEKMRYFHVFPARHYVIPPELQKLALSSIREELDLRLPELGMLESHRLEQRTLYDLEMIEETGTCKGIENYSRHFDFRKPGEKPYCLLDYFPEDFLLFVDESHQTIPQLHGMYRGDRSRKEALVDYGFRLPSAFDNRPLMFREFEQYMRRVIFVSATPGPYELSVSSRVVEQIIRPTGLVDPVVEIRPIAGQTDDVIREIGIAVGHGDRTLLTTLTKRLAEELTEFLARQGIRTRYLHSEIDTLERTEIIRQLRLGRFDVLVGINLLREGLDIPEVGFIGILDADKEGFLRDARSLIQIIGRAARNINAKVVLYADSVTDSIRTAVTETERRRALQVEYNRVHGIVPETIIKAIPEKEADLKDTKHIPRQDIPDLIIELEAKMKIAAENLEFEEAIRIRDRVRNLKERQEQERLPGIQKRK
- a CDS encoding excinuclease ABC subunit C, with the translated sequence MNAPSSLPHAPGCYLFMDGDGGVLYVGKAKDLNRRVASYFRRSGHEQKTAMMLSAATALDFIITGSEVEALILENTLIKKHQPRFNINLRDAKQYAYIELTAEPFPAIRIARKAVGDGQFFGPFVSAAERDYIRDVVRKTFRLRTCRKLPKRACLRYHIHTCSAPCIGEVTGERYDDAVRKASLVLKGKTGELLACLREEMGEAAASEQFEQALMLRDQIRALERLSERQDIARRKRGDEDIINYAVHAGTVHLMLFNVFRGTLGNKSEYSFDWHPDFLEEFLVQYYSENPVPSEVVIPDPAGDSIGEFLAVRKGGKVTVTVPKMGAKKRLLDLVATNIEAVSLGGHAKILELQEALTLDSPPSVIECFDISHLSGSSVVGAMVRFRDGRPDKKGYRRFRIRTIDRIDDPASIAEVVRRRYTRLVKEGGELPDLILIDGGRTQMHAAQGELNALGLGVPVIALAKKNEEIYIPGRAFPLPVSKKEKGSLYLQEIRDEAHRFAIAYHRLLRKKEAVP